The sequence CCTGCATGCGCTGGCTGTCCAGCGGCACCACGAGGTCGTCCGGCACGTCGCGCACCACCGAGACCCCGGCCGGGAGCTGGCTCTGCACGAGCAGCGTGGCCCGCTCCACGAGGCCCGCCAGGCGCACGGGGCGGAGCGTGAACTGCGTCTCGCGCGAGAATTCGAGCAGTCCCTTGACGATGTTCCGCGAGCGGATGACCTCCTGGTAGATGTTGTCGAGCATCTGCCGGGAGAACTCGGGATCGCAGGTGTCCGCCTCCTCGCGCAGGATCTGGCAGGAGGTGGAGATGTTGTTCAGGGGGTTGTTCAGCTGGTGCGCGATGCCCGAGGTGAGCACGCCGAGCGAGGCCAGCTTCTTTTCCTGCAGCAGCTGGTTCTGGCGGCGTTCCAGTTCGCCCACCATGCGGTTCATGGCCTCGGCCACGCCGCGCGTCTCGTCGCGGCTCTCGGGCACGGCCAGGGGGGTGAAGTCGCCCTCGGCGATGCGCCGCGTGGAGAGGTCGATGAGCGTCAGGGCGCGGATGATGCGCCGCCCGATGGTCCAGGCCAGGATGATGCTCACCCCGCCCAGCCCCAGGATGGTCAGGAGGAGCTGCTGCTTTAGGCGCAGCACGCCGGTGAAGATGCGCTGGCGCTGCAGCGAGGCGATGTGCTGCGCCGCGTCCACGAGCTCCTTGCCCTTCTCGCGCAGCTCGTTCCTGAGCCTCTCGCGGGCCGCGATGGGACGGTGTTCCAGGGCGAGCTTGCCGAAGACCTCGCGGTACTCGAGGATCATGCCGCGCAGCCTGAGGACCAGGGCGTCCTCGTCCGGACGGCCCGTGCCCTGGCCGCCCGCGGGCTCTATGCGCCCCACCTGCTCGAGCACCTGGTCGGCGTACTGCAGGCTCTCGCGATAGTCCTCCTCCATGGCGTAGAGCAGGTAGTTCTTCTCGTAGCGCCTGATCTCGAGGATGTCGTTGAACATGTCGTCCACGACCTCGGCCAAGTGCAGGGCGTGCTCCTGGCCCAGGAGCTGGCGGTAGGAGATGGCTCCGAGCAGGCTGAAGCCGATGAGGGCCACGGCCATGCCGAGCAGCACCTTCTGGCGGATGTTCAGGGCGAAGACCTTCAGCGGCAGGGGGGAGAAGGAGGGCATGGCCTATCTCCCTTCGTGCGGCACGCCCGCGGCGTCCGGGGCCGCCGCCGAGGCGGCCGCTCCGGCTTTCGTGAGCGCCTCGGACAGGGCCGCGTCCACGTCGCGCGCCAGCACCACGCGCGGCAGCTCCTCGGGCGGCTCGGTCAGGGCGGCCACGTCGGCCGCGTTGGCCTCGGGCAGGACGACCGTAAAGATGCCCGCGCGCGCGGCGGCCAGGAGCTTCTCGCGGATGCCGCCCACGGGCAGCAGGCGGCCGGAGAGGGATATCTCGCCCGAGAGCGCGGTGTCCGAGCGCACGGCCCGTCCGGTGAGCAGGGAGACCAGGGCCACGCAGATGGTCAGCCCGGCCGAGGGGCCGTCCTTGGTCACGCCGCCCGCGGGGATGTGGATGTGGATGTCGTGTCCGGCGAAGAACTCCTCGTCGAGCCCGAGACGCGCGGCATTGCTGCGGATGTGGGAGAGCGCGATCTGCCCGGACTCCTTCAGCACCTCGCCGAGCGAGCCGGTCATGAGCAGGCGGCCTGAGCCGCGCATGCGCGTGGCCTCGACCACCACCACCTCGCCGCCCGTGGACGACCAGACCAGCCCCGCGGCAAGCCCCGGCGCTGGATCGTTGAGCGCCGCGCCGTGGGTGTAGCGCCTGGGGCCGAGAAGCCCGGCCACCTCGCCTGGCCCGATCTCCTCGCAGCAGGCGCCCCCCTGCTGCAGGCAGCGCCGGGCGAGCTTGCGGCAGAGCCGGGCGATCTCGCGCTCGAGCCCGCGCACGCCCGCCTCGCTCGTGTAGTCGCGGATGATCGCGGACAGGGTCGCGTCCGGGAAGCTGGGGCAGGGCTTGGTCAGGCCGTGCTCGCGCAGCTGGCGCGGCACCAGGAAGCGCCGCGCGATGTCGCGCTTCTCGGCCTCGGAGTAGCCGGAGAAGGGCACCAGCTCCATGCGGTCGAGCACCGGCCCCTCCAGCCGGTCCACGGAGTTGGCCGTGGCGATGAAGAGCACGGACGAGAGGTCGAAGGGGATCTCCAGGTAGCGGTCCACGAAGCGGGCGTTCTGCTCGGGGTCGAGGATCTCGAGCAGGGCCGCGGCCGGGTCGCCCTTGGCGTCCTGGGCGATCTTGTCCACCTCGTCGAGCATGAACACGGGGTTCCTGACGGACAGCGAGCGCAGGGCCTGGATGATGCGGCCGGGCATGGCCCCGGCGTAGGTGCGGCGATGCCCCCTGAGCTCGGCCTCGTCGTGCAGGTCGGCCAGGGACATGCGCGTGAAGGAGCGGCCGAGCGCCTCGGCCACGGCCATGCCCACGGAGGTCTTGCCCACGCCCGGAGGACCCACGAAGCACAGGACGGGCGAGCGCACGGCCGGGGCCGGGCCGCGCTCGCCGAGCAGGCGGCGCACCGTGGTGCGCAGCTCGTCGA comes from Desulfovibrio sp. X2 and encodes:
- a CDS encoding S16 family serine protease, which produces MIFFKKPEDEAPRDEHAEELRARLAAADLPAEARRTAEKELERLSRTDPSLAEYSIASAYLDCILSLPWNALSPETPDPARAERVLETSHAGLGQVKERVLEHLASRTMRAHAVPLVLVVDDETIARENLRHVLTREGYRVETAANGLEALDKVRRWEVDLIVTDLKMEQMDGLQLLEEARRISPTTRVVMVTGFATVETAVSAMKAGAVHYLSKPIEIDELRTTVRRLLGERGPAPAVRSPVLCFVGPPGVGKTSVGMAVAEALGRSFTRMSLADLHDEAELRGHRRTYAGAMPGRIIQALRSLSVRNPVFMLDEVDKIAQDAKGDPAAALLEILDPEQNARFVDRYLEIPFDLSSVLFIATANSVDRLEGPVLDRMELVPFSGYSEAEKRDIARRFLVPRQLREHGLTKPCPSFPDATLSAIIRDYTSEAGVRGLEREIARLCRKLARRCLQQGGACCEEIGPGEVAGLLGPRRYTHGAALNDPAPGLAAGLVWSSTGGEVVVVEATRMRGSGRLLMTGSLGEVLKESGQIALSHIRSNAARLGLDEEFFAGHDIHIHIPAGGVTKDGPSAGLTICVALVSLLTGRAVRSDTALSGEISLSGRLLPVGGIREKLLAAARAGIFTVVLPEANAADVAALTEPPEELPRVVLARDVDAALSEALTKAGAAASAAAPDAAGVPHEGR
- a CDS encoding sensor histidine kinase — translated: MPSFSPLPLKVFALNIRQKVLLGMAVALIGFSLLGAISYRQLLGQEHALHLAEVVDDMFNDILEIRRYEKNYLLYAMEEDYRESLQYADQVLEQVGRIEPAGGQGTGRPDEDALVLRLRGMILEYREVFGKLALEHRPIAARERLRNELREKGKELVDAAQHIASLQRQRIFTGVLRLKQQLLLTILGLGGVSIILAWTIGRRIIRALTLIDLSTRRIAEGDFTPLAVPESRDETRGVAEAMNRMVGELERRQNQLLQEKKLASLGVLTSGIAHQLNNPLNNISTSCQILREEADTCDPEFSRQMLDNIYQEVIRSRNIVKGLLEFSRETQFTLRPVRLAGLVERATLLVQSQLPAGVSVVRDVPDDLVVPLDSQRMQEALLNLLINAGQAIESAQGAGQSGGSSAGQNGAAPGTITVSAQAENGQAVLRVSDTGVGIARENLGRIFDPFFTLKEVGKGTGLGLSVVFGIVKKHGGSISVESEEGRGASFIIRLPLPRPENHDTGVEAA